AGGCTGGCAGGGATCCCCGCGATATACTGCTGGCAAAGGAAGGTTTGGTGTCGTGTGACCCGGCGCAGCCGTCGAAGGGCCGCAGAGGTTTCCGCCGGACGGTGGACCACGAAGACACCTTCACCCCCGGCCCCGTCGACCGGTTTCACCACTGCCGGGTATCCAAACGTTGCCACGTGTCGTGTCGGCTCGTCGTCAAAGGGGATGACGCGGGTGCGCGCTGTAGGGATCCCGCTCGCGCGAAAACGGGAGTCGGTCGTGGCCTTGTCTGCTGCCGCGACCACCGCTTTGCTGGTGGAGCCGAGGAGGAATTTCCCCTCGCCCTCCACTTGGGCACAGAGGTACGCCAGGACC
Above is a window of Candidatus Methylomirabilota bacterium DNA encoding:
- a CDS encoding ATP-grasp domain-containing protein; this translates as MRIFIYEYVSGGGLSGEPLPARMAREGFLMLQAILEDFLFLRRHEIRSTIDARLRTAVPTHLPVTLVDQKRHADVFAAFLDWAEAVLLIAPETDGVLAYLCAQVEGEGKFLLGSTSKAVVAAADKATTDSRFRASGIPTARTRVIPFDDEPTRHVATFGYPAVVKPVDGAGGEGVFVVHRPAETSAALRRLRRVTRHQTFLCQQYIAGIPASL